One part of the archaeon CG10_big_fil_rev_8_21_14_0_10_43_11 genome encodes these proteins:
- a CDS encoding type II glyceraldehyde-3-phosphate dehydrogenase translates to MSAPVISYKNAIPSKRVPNSLSTILCAKRPPLRETGRGISRFIMFINSLRIYISMVNVLVNGVGVIGKRVAHAVHIQKDMKLFGIADAFPTSALRTNTQKGAPLYGVNVYASNADFVKNFSEGTYPIQGTLEDALKTGKVDVVVDCTPKGVDAKNKPLYERYGVKVIFQGGANANIAHTSFNAFANYNEAKTKQFVRVVSCNTTSIIRTLYTLSKKADIKEVHVSLVRRGTDPWDAREGPMNAIVPVPYIPSHHGPDVNTVLKNIKITTMAVKVPTTLAHVHMVHAKIKTPLSREQLVTAFMATPRVAVLKAAHGFDSTASVHERYRDLLRPRYDMPEVVIWDETISVQGKDVHWMHMVHSESIVIPENIDAIRAMTGLESSAKKSVEKTDASFKYTAFG, encoded by the coding sequence ATGAGCGCGCCAGTAATATCATACAAGAATGCAATACCATCAAAACGGGTACCAAATAGTTTATCAACAATCTTGTGCGCAAAGCGACCGCCCCTTCGCGAAACCGGGCGCGGCATTTCTCGTTTCATAATGTTTATTAACTCACTTAGAATTTATATTTCTATGGTTAACGTTCTTGTTAACGGGGTGGGCGTTATTGGTAAGCGCGTTGCGCACGCGGTTCATATTCAAAAAGATATGAAACTCTTTGGCATTGCTGATGCGTTTCCAACATCAGCGCTGCGAACAAACACGCAAAAAGGCGCGCCACTCTATGGTGTTAACGTGTATGCAAGTAATGCGGACTTTGTTAAAAATTTTTCAGAAGGAACCTATCCTATACAAGGAACACTCGAAGACGCGCTTAAAACCGGTAAGGTTGATGTAGTTGTTGATTGCACGCCAAAAGGTGTTGACGCAAAAAACAAACCGCTCTATGAACGGTATGGTGTGAAAGTGATTTTTCAAGGAGGCGCGAACGCGAATATTGCGCATACGAGTTTCAACGCGTTTGCAAATTATAACGAAGCAAAAACAAAACAATTCGTGCGTGTAGTCAGCTGCAACACAACATCAATTATCAGAACACTTTACACACTGAGCAAAAAAGCAGATATCAAAGAAGTACACGTTTCGCTTGTTCGCAGAGGAACTGACCCCTGGGATGCGCGAGAAGGACCAATGAACGCGATTGTTCCTGTGCCCTACATACCCTCACATCATGGTCCTGACGTGAACACGGTTCTCAAAAACATTAAAATCACAACCATGGCAGTAAAAGTGCCCACAACACTTGCACACGTGCACATGGTGCATGCAAAAATCAAAACACCACTTTCACGCGAACAATTAGTTACTGCATTTATGGCAACGCCACGTGTTGCAGTTCTCAAAGCCGCGCACGGCTTTGATTCAACTGCGTCTGTTCACGAACGCTATCGGGACTTGCTTCGACCGCGCTATGACATGCCTGAAGTTGTTATATGGGATGAAACCATTAGCGTTCAGGGAAAAGACGTGCACTGGATGCACATGGTTCACTCAGAGAGCATTGTGATTCCAGAAAACATTGATGCCATACGGGCAATGACAGGGCTTGAGTCAAGCGCGAAAAAAAGTGTTGAAAAAACTGATGCTTCATTCAAATACACTGCGTTTGGGTAA
- the pgk gene encoding phosphoglycerate kinase has translation MIGMDVFGKLLLVRVDLNAALLNKKIIVSKRFKAHANTIKDLQKKGARIVLLAHQGRKGGTDFISLTQHARALSKLTGTRVTYVDDLYGKKAQRAINSLQNGQAILLKNTRTMSNETKEGQDFSKTRFVQTLSKYADAFVLDAFSVAHRAHASVVGFVGVIPCFQGPNVWREIEALEKLKKPQKPFVMILSGAKSDELVDVMHALGKNADAVILCGVMGELYWKKKGIVFGKKDAFLEAYDLKELQLSKKIIMPKDFVLEDTRVVRVENLPVEQNTMDVGPLTIADIKAQIARAKTVLMKGPLGFTEKGFVRATKQTLQALKASPATSIIGGGHLTTALEECGFLDSDFTHVSLGGGSLVKYLSDKSLPGVVRIPSKL, from the coding sequence ATGATTGGCATGGACGTCTTTGGTAAACTACTTCTCGTGCGCGTTGACCTTAATGCAGCGCTCTTAAACAAAAAAATCATTGTATCAAAACGATTCAAAGCACACGCAAACACGATTAAAGACTTGCAAAAAAAAGGTGCGAGAATCGTGCTTCTTGCACATCAGGGAAGAAAGGGCGGCACTGACTTTATTTCCCTTACCCAACATGCCCGCGCACTCTCAAAACTAACGGGAACGCGTGTCACCTACGTTGATGACTTGTACGGGAAAAAAGCGCAACGCGCAATTAATTCATTACAAAATGGCCAGGCCATACTTCTTAAAAACACACGGACTATGAGCAATGAAACAAAAGAAGGGCAGGATTTTTCAAAAACGCGCTTTGTACAAACCCTCTCAAAATATGCTGATGCATTCGTGCTTGACGCATTTAGCGTAGCACACCGCGCTCATGCAAGCGTTGTTGGATTTGTTGGAGTTATTCCCTGCTTTCAGGGGCCGAATGTATGGCGCGAAATTGAAGCCTTAGAGAAACTTAAAAAACCGCAAAAACCGTTTGTCATGATTTTGAGTGGTGCAAAAAGCGATGAACTTGTTGATGTCATGCACGCACTTGGCAAGAATGCTGATGCGGTCATTCTCTGCGGGGTCATGGGTGAATTGTACTGGAAGAAAAAAGGCATTGTGTTTGGCAAAAAAGATGCGTTTCTCGAAGCGTATGACCTTAAAGAATTGCAGCTTTCAAAAAAGATTATCATGCCAAAAGACTTTGTGCTCGAAGACACGCGCGTTGTGCGCGTAGAAAACCTGCCGGTTGAACAAAACACCATGGATGTAGGGCCGCTTACAATTGCAGATATTAAAGCGCAGATTGCGCGCGCAAAAACGGTTCTTATGAAAGGACCGCTTGGCTTTACTGAAAAAGGTTTTGTGCGTGCAACAAAACAAACACTTCAGGCGCTCAAAGCATCACCAGCAACAAGCATTATTGGCGGCGGACACCTTACTACTGCACTTGAAGAATGCGGATTTTTGGATAGTGATTTTACTCACGTAAGTTTAGGAGGCGGTTCGCTTGTGAAATACCTTTCAGATAAATCGCTTCCCGGGGTTGTGCGTATTCCAAGCAAGCTTTAA
- a CDS encoding alpha-amylase, with protein MPDVTFNLHVHQPRRIVKNYQSGHLFDEGLNKIVLDRCAEKSYLRTNAILLEVLSDLKSFKMGMSISGVFLEECERQRPDVLESFQRIAQTGQVEVLGETYYHSLASIYPDKDEFREQVRMHRDAIKSFLSPKAIGKVMRNTELILDNPTAREAEKLGFKGIFSEGTEKILEWRSPNYVYKTPDSKIKVLLRNYRLSDDIGYRFSSKWWEEWPLTAEKFSHWLGVNPGQVVNVYLDYETFGEHHWQESNIFHFLKALPYFVDRNPHTQFLTPTEAVTKHEPVAELPLHWAISWADMERDVSAWLGNNMQAQSFKRVQGMEKQILQTKNAKLISQWRHLQTSDNLYYMCDKWWNEGDVHKYFSHYDTPKSAYHNYGRAMNNLLREAKDAVKKETA; from the coding sequence ATGCCTGATGTAACATTTAACCTTCATGTTCACCAGCCGCGAAGAATTGTTAAAAACTATCAGTCAGGACACCTTTTTGATGAGGGTCTCAATAAGATTGTGCTTGACCGGTGTGCAGAAAAATCGTACTTGCGCACAAACGCGATTCTTCTTGAGGTGCTTTCTGATTTAAAATCTTTTAAAATGGGCATGTCAATTAGCGGCGTTTTTCTTGAAGAGTGTGAACGCCAACGACCTGACGTGCTTGAATCATTTCAGAGAATCGCACAAACCGGACAAGTTGAAGTTCTTGGAGAAACCTACTATCATTCCCTTGCATCAATTTATCCTGATAAAGATGAATTTCGCGAGCAAGTGCGCATGCATCGTGATGCAATCAAATCATTTCTTAGCCCAAAAGCAATTGGCAAAGTGATGCGAAACACTGAACTCATTCTTGATAATCCTACTGCGCGAGAAGCTGAAAAACTGGGATTTAAGGGAATTTTTAGTGAGGGAACTGAAAAAATATTGGAATGGCGCTCGCCAAATTACGTGTACAAAACACCAGACTCAAAAATTAAAGTGCTCTTGCGAAATTATCGCTTAAGCGATGATATTGGCTATCGCTTTAGCAGTAAATGGTGGGAAGAGTGGCCTCTTACTGCTGAAAAGTTTTCGCACTGGTTGGGCGTGAACCCAGGCCAAGTGGTAAACGTGTACTTGGATTATGAAACATTTGGCGAACACCACTGGCAAGAGAGCAACATCTTTCATTTTCTCAAAGCCCTGCCCTACTTTGTTGACCGCAATCCTCACACGCAATTTCTCACACCAACTGAAGCCGTTACTAAACATGAGCCAGTTGCAGAGCTTCCCTTGCATTGGGCAATATCATGGGCTGATATGGAACGCGATGTGAGTGCGTGGCTTGGTAACAACATGCAGGCACAATCTTTTAAACGAGTGCAGGGTATGGAAAAGCAGATTTTGCAAACAAAAAATGCAAAACTCATCTCGCAATGGCGGCATTTGCAGACAAGCGATAATTTGTATTACATGTGCGACAAGTGGTGGAATGAAGGGGACGTGCACAAATATTTCTCGCATTATGACACGCCAAAATCAGCGTATCATAATTACGGACGCGCAATGAATAACCTACTAAGAGAAGCCAAAGATGCGGTTAAAAAAGAAACAGCATAA
- a CDS encoding alpha-ketoacid dehydrogenase subunit beta, giving the protein MTEMNMVEALNLALRQEMQNNTRVVVIGEDVGIDGGVFRVTEGLLKTFGKERVIDTPLAEAGIIGTSIGMAINGLLPVAEIQFSGFIYPGFNQLISHASRMRTRSRGHYSCPLVVRAPYSGGVRALEHHSESMEALFAHTPGLKVVIPSNPYDAKGLLISAIRDPDPVIFLEPKKVYRSIKQDVPKKEYTLALEQAHVEKEGSDITLIGWGAMMKPLRDVVTRLGDVNAELINLRTISPLDTKTIIDSVKKTGRCVVVHEAPRSFGVGAEIIARINEGAFKQLAAPVERVTGFSTIFPLYKLEEHYLPNPTRIVKAIARVINYHEVH; this is encoded by the coding sequence ATGACTGAGATGAATATGGTTGAAGCACTCAACCTCGCACTCCGCCAGGAAATGCAAAACAACACGCGCGTTGTCGTGATCGGAGAAGATGTTGGCATTGACGGAGGGGTATTTCGCGTTACTGAAGGACTTCTCAAAACATTTGGAAAAGAACGCGTTATAGACACGCCTCTTGCTGAAGCAGGCATTATTGGAACATCAATTGGCATGGCAATCAACGGACTCTTGCCGGTTGCTGAAATTCAATTCTCAGGATTTATCTATCCTGGCTTCAACCAGCTTATAAGCCACGCATCACGCATGCGCACCCGCTCACGCGGACACTACTCGTGTCCCCTTGTTGTTCGCGCACCATACTCAGGCGGGGTTCGCGCGCTTGAACACCACTCAGAGAGCATGGAAGCACTCTTTGCACACACGCCCGGGCTCAAAGTTGTGATTCCTTCAAACCCCTATGACGCAAAAGGACTGCTTATCAGCGCAATTCGCGACCCTGACCCGGTTATATTTTTAGAACCAAAAAAAGTGTATCGCTCAATCAAACAAGACGTACCAAAAAAAGAATACACCCTAGCCCTTGAACAGGCACATGTTGAAAAAGAAGGCAGTGACATCACGCTTATTGGTTGGGGTGCTATGATGAAACCCCTGCGTGACGTGGTTACACGCCTGGGTGATGTGAATGCTGAACTTATTAATCTTCGAACCATCTCACCGCTTGACACAAAAACAATTATTGACTCAGTTAAGAAAACCGGTCGCTGCGTTGTAGTGCATGAAGCGCCGCGCAGCTTTGGTGTTGGCGCTGAAATCATTGCGCGTATTAATGAAGGCGCATTCAAACAACTTGCGGCACCTGTTGAGCGCGTGACAGGTTTTAGCACGATTTTTCCACTCTACAAACTTGAAGAACACTATCTTCCAAACCCTACACGCATTGTTAAAGCAATAGCGCGCGTTATAAATTATCATGAGGTACACTAA
- a CDS encoding 2-oxo acid dehydrogenase subunit E2, translating into MVYEFAFPDVGEGISEGEIIKWHVKKGDTVKQDQTLVEIETDKAVVNIPSPTKGKITRLHAKEGATLKVGALLITIDDGKKGKTSHAKQEEKSGPGVVGSIAEASNEPVSGKLFLRKEGAQKAPKTVVQKKYDFYGYVERIPLKGIQKSVAKNLSENHKVAPLVTVMDEADVTTLWDVRKKAKEQGLKKNVHVTFLPFIMRAVLLALKKHPILNSEFDAEGEQIIVKKYYNFGIAVDTNDGLVVPVVKGVDQKNVFSLAKELEDLGKKARAKKLNLQDLKGSTFSITNWGSFGGTWATPVVNPPEAGILGMGRINERIVPTKDGVGVRKFLPLSVTFDHRVTDGANTAKFIETLKTYLQDPKKLS; encoded by the coding sequence ATGGTATACGAATTTGCATTTCCTGATGTTGGCGAAGGAATATCTGAAGGAGAAATAATTAAGTGGCACGTCAAAAAAGGCGACACGGTAAAACAAGACCAAACCCTGGTTGAAATCGAAACAGATAAGGCAGTAGTAAATATTCCAAGCCCCACAAAAGGAAAAATAACACGCCTTCACGCAAAAGAGGGCGCCACTCTCAAAGTCGGCGCGTTACTTATTACCATTGATGACGGCAAAAAAGGCAAGACATCACACGCCAAACAAGAGGAAAAAAGCGGTCCTGGCGTTGTTGGCAGCATTGCAGAAGCAAGTAATGAACCAGTGAGCGGAAAATTATTTCTCAGAAAAGAAGGTGCACAAAAAGCACCAAAAACAGTAGTTCAAAAAAAATATGATTTTTATGGATACGTGGAACGAATCCCGCTCAAAGGCATCCAAAAAAGCGTTGCAAAAAACCTCAGTGAAAACCATAAAGTCGCGCCTCTCGTGACCGTCATGGACGAAGCTGACGTGACCACGTTGTGGGATGTGCGCAAAAAAGCAAAAGAACAAGGACTCAAAAAGAACGTGCACGTAACATTTTTGCCGTTTATCATGCGCGCTGTGCTTCTTGCACTCAAAAAACACCCTATTCTTAACAGCGAATTTGACGCAGAGGGCGAGCAAATAATCGTTAAAAAATATTATAATTTTGGCATTGCCGTTGACACTAATGACGGGCTTGTCGTACCCGTAGTAAAAGGCGTTGACCAAAAAAACGTGTTTAGTTTAGCAAAGGAATTAGAAGACCTTGGAAAAAAAGCGCGTGCAAAAAAGCTAAACCTCCAGGACCTGAAAGGAAGCACGTTTAGCATTACAAACTGGGGCAGTTTTGGCGGCACATGGGCCACACCTGTTGTGAACCCTCCTGAAGCAGGGATTCTTGGCATGGGCAGGATTAATGAACGGATTGTTCCTACAAAAGACGGTGTTGGCGTGCGAAAGTTTTTGCCACTCTCAGTTACGTTTGACCATCGCGTCACTGATGGCGCAAACACAGCAAAGTTTATTGAAACACTCAAAACATACTTACAAGACCCAAAAAAACTCAGCTAA
- a CDS encoding nicotinate-nucleotide adenylyltransferase, translating to MHALEYIAQKNERIIIGIGSANSEQTITNPFTLSERRHMIMRALETFQTPFELVPIDDVHDLAKWRALVSALRFGSVYSNNEFVVRALYRSHDVERIPRMVKANGSEIRRRIIQNDPSWQEFVPVAVRDYLISIGVGARLRELFSKE from the coding sequence ATGCATGCCCTTGAGTATATTGCGCAAAAAAATGAGCGCATTATTATCGGGATTGGTTCAGCAAATAGTGAGCAGACCATTACAAATCCGTTTACGCTTAGTGAGCGAAGACACATGATTATGCGCGCGTTAGAAACGTTTCAAACCCCGTTTGAATTAGTGCCGATTGATGACGTGCATGACCTTGCAAAATGGCGCGCGCTTGTTTCTGCGCTCCGCTTTGGGAGTGTGTACTCAAATAATGAATTTGTGGTTCGCGCATTATATCGTTCTCATGATGTGGAGCGCATACCCCGCATGGTAAAAGCAAATGGTTCAGAAATCCGCCGGCGTATCATCCAAAATGACCCTTCCTGGCAGGAGTTTGTTCCTGTTGCGGTTCGTGACTATCTTATTTCAATTGGAGTGGGGGCGCGTTTGCGCGAATTATTTAGTAAAGAATAA
- a CDS encoding DUF2779 domain-containing protein, with amino-acid sequence MKKYFTKKDYITGLVCSRSLWARYHAPEHLQTSSSMHYAAEAGITVGRLAKKLFAHGIDLEPLSFTENLAKSKEYKNARKTLFEAAFTYQSCYARADVLIPVEDKLWDIVEVKSASNLKDDFLHDLAFQKYCYEGAGLLIRKCFVLYINNEYVRKGTLDLEALLKKEDVTKKVMLKSENIAQKIARMQELITYDTVNDIAPRECMQPSACLAPVLCWGVLEKNNVFELARAGAKARRFYDEGVMRIQDIPDHFPLSAYQEIQMRATKQGREHLNVPELKTFMDPLTYPLYFLDFESFSTAIPLYDGTRPFQHIPFQFSLHIIPAPGAEAEHISFLAKDARDPREAFARALSQAVGTSGSIVVYNETYEKGRLKELKEAFPPYKPVIEPILSRIIDLEFPFRKFHYYHPSQQGRSSIKKVLPTLTKKSYDALAIAQGLDASNEFVRAVHHDTPKEEQETIFSQLEAYCALDTHAMIDLLFALQKKISAHE; translated from the coding sequence ATGAAGAAGTATTTCACAAAAAAAGATTATATCACTGGTCTTGTGTGTTCTCGTTCGCTTTGGGCACGCTACCACGCGCCAGAACACCTACAAACCAGCAGCAGTATGCACTACGCAGCAGAAGCAGGCATTACTGTTGGGCGCCTTGCAAAAAAGTTGTTTGCGCACGGGATTGACTTAGAGCCACTCTCGTTCACTGAAAATCTGGCAAAATCAAAAGAGTACAAAAACGCGCGAAAAACTCTTTTTGAAGCAGCATTCACCTACCAGTCGTGTTATGCGCGTGCTGATGTGCTTATCCCTGTAGAAGACAAGTTATGGGATATTGTTGAAGTCAAATCAGCAAGCAACCTTAAAGATGATTTTCTCCACGACCTTGCGTTTCAAAAATATTGTTATGAGGGCGCAGGATTACTGATTCGAAAATGTTTTGTGCTTTACATTAACAATGAATACGTGCGCAAAGGCACGCTTGATTTAGAAGCGCTTCTCAAAAAAGAAGATGTTACTAAAAAAGTCATGCTCAAAAGCGAGAACATTGCGCAAAAAATTGCGCGCATGCAAGAACTTATCACCTATGATACGGTTAACGACATTGCTCCCCGTGAATGCATGCAGCCTTCAGCGTGTCTTGCGCCTGTTCTGTGTTGGGGCGTGCTTGAAAAAAATAATGTATTTGAGCTTGCACGAGCCGGTGCAAAAGCGCGGCGCTTCTATGATGAAGGAGTGATGCGCATACAGGATATTCCTGACCATTTCCCTCTTAGCGCGTATCAGGAAATTCAGATGCGTGCAACAAAACAAGGACGCGAACACCTTAACGTGCCTGAACTCAAAACGTTCATGGACCCGCTTACGTACCCGCTCTACTTTCTTGATTTTGAATCGTTCTCAACAGCAATCCCCCTCTATGACGGAACACGACCATTCCAGCACATTCCATTCCAGTTTTCACTTCACATCATACCCGCGCCCGGAGCAGAAGCAGAGCATATTTCATTTCTTGCTAAAGATGCACGCGATCCGCGAGAAGCATTTGCGCGCGCGCTTAGTCAGGCTGTTGGCACATCAGGAAGCATAGTTGTGTATAATGAAACCTATGAGAAAGGTCGTTTAAAAGAATTAAAAGAAGCATTTCCCCCTTACAAACCAGTAATTGAACCAATTCTCTCTCGTATTATTGATTTAGAATTTCCCTTTAGAAAATTCCACTATTACCACCCCTCCCAACAGGGAAGAAGCTCGATTAAAAAAGTGCTCCCAACACTCACAAAAAAAAGTTATGACGCGCTTGCTATTGCACAAGGACTTGATGCAAGTAATGAATTTGTGCGCGCAGTGCATCATGATACGCCAAAAGAAGAACAAGAAACTATTTTCTCCCAGCTAGAAGCATACTGCGCGCTTGACACGCACGCAATGATTGACCTTCTTTTTGCCTTGCAGAAAAAAATAAGTGCTCACGAATAA
- a CDS encoding triose-phosphate isomerase has product MIDAPRLIVNFKTYEHASGTHAIELAKKILINKCVFVCPQLIDLPFIKKQVFAQHVDPITPGRNTGFISPQTLKHHGVRGSLINHSEHPISLTNINHTIRILKTLSMTSIVCSPTAQHARKVSKLKPDFVAFEPPELIAGDVSVSRAQPDNILAAVKNSRVPVLVGAGVKTKKDVRAATELGAYGVLVASGVVNAKNPTRIVQSFLSHLPSDTT; this is encoded by the coding sequence ATGATAGATGCGCCGCGTCTTATAGTCAATTTCAAGACGTATGAGCACGCAAGCGGAACGCATGCAATTGAACTTGCAAAAAAAATTCTTATTAATAAATGCGTTTTTGTTTGTCCCCAACTTATTGACCTTCCGTTTATCAAAAAACAAGTATTTGCACAACACGTAGACCCAATTACACCTGGACGAAATACCGGATTTATAAGCCCTCAAACGCTCAAACATCATGGCGTGCGCGGCTCACTTATCAATCACTCAGAACACCCCATAAGCCTCACTAATATTAATCATACTATCCGCATTCTAAAAACCCTCTCAATGACCTCAATTGTTTGTTCACCAACAGCCCAGCATGCGCGTAAAGTCTCAAAACTCAAACCTGACTTTGTTGCTTTTGAACCGCCTGAACTTATAGCAGGAGACGTGAGTGTATCACGCGCTCAACCGGATAATATTCTTGCTGCAGTAAAGAACTCGCGCGTGCCCGTTCTTGTTGGCGCCGGGGTAAAAACCAAAAAAGACGTGCGCGCGGCAACAGAGCTCGGCGCATATGGCGTTCTTGTTGCAAGCGGGGTTGTAAACGCAAAAAACCCGACACGTATTGTGCAATCCTTTCTTTCACACCTTCCTTCTGACACAACATAA
- the pdhA gene encoding pyruvate dehydrogenase (acetyl-transferring) E1 component subunit alpha: MKTKQDAYSISYAPILDAKGNVDRAREPKLSDKNLESMYATMVLTREFDKKILALQRQGRIGTAVTVTGQEAAQIGVAHAMQKKDWLVPSFRETAAYLQRGLPLQNILLYYGGDERGSIPAKGEKDLPASIPVGSQPLHAVGIAMSMRIKGEAGAVVTFFGDGATSEGEFHEAMNFAGVFNAPVVFVCQNNQFAISTRHQNQTAAESYAQKAIAYGFKGVHVDGNDILGVYAAAREALTKARNGGGPTLIECYTYRLGDHTTSDDATRYREEKERKEWEKRDPIIRFKAYLSNKGVWNAKKEAQLAKRVAKKIDDALRAFESTPAPSPKDLFAYTYKEMPQTLKDEYTSVFEK, encoded by the coding sequence ATGAAAACAAAACAGGATGCGTATAGTATTTCATACGCCCCCATATTAGATGCAAAAGGAAATGTAGACCGAGCACGCGAGCCAAAACTCTCGGACAAAAACCTGGAGAGCATGTACGCAACAATGGTGCTGACCCGCGAATTTGACAAAAAAATTCTCGCACTCCAACGACAAGGCAGGATTGGCACGGCAGTAACCGTGACTGGTCAGGAAGCAGCACAAATTGGTGTTGCTCATGCTATGCAAAAAAAAGACTGGCTTGTTCCTTCATTTCGTGAAACTGCTGCATACCTGCAACGCGGACTCCCCCTGCAAAACATACTCCTCTACTATGGCGGTGATGAGCGAGGAAGCATCCCTGCAAAAGGCGAAAAAGACCTGCCAGCATCAATACCTGTTGGAAGCCAGCCCCTCCACGCGGTAGGCATTGCAATGAGCATGCGCATTAAAGGCGAAGCTGGCGCGGTTGTCACGTTCTTTGGTGATGGTGCAACAAGTGAAGGAGAATTCCATGAAGCAATGAATTTTGCCGGTGTTTTCAACGCGCCTGTCGTGTTTGTGTGCCAAAACAATCAGTTTGCTATTTCAACACGGCACCAAAACCAAACTGCTGCAGAATCATATGCGCAAAAAGCAATTGCGTACGGTTTTAAAGGCGTGCACGTGGACGGTAATGATATTCTTGGTGTGTACGCTGCCGCGCGTGAAGCACTTACAAAAGCGCGCAACGGCGGCGGACCAACGCTTATTGAATGCTATACATATCGCCTGGGAGACCACACCACTTCAGATGATGCAACGCGCTACCGCGAAGAAAAAGAACGCAAAGAGTGGGAGAAGCGAGACCCGATTATTCGCTTTAAAGCATACCTTTCAAACAAGGGTGTGTGGAATGCAAAAAAAGAAGCCCAGCTTGCAAAACGCGTTGCAAAAAAAATTGATGACGCGCTTCGCGCATTTGAAAGCACGCCCGCGCCAAGCCCAAAAGACCTATTTGCGTATACCTATAAAGAAATGCCACAAACGCTTAAAGATGAGTATACCTCTGTGTTTGAGAAGTGA
- the hisS gene encoding histidine--tRNA ligase, translating to MTRDMTVENVKGTKDRGPQEMLVQERVVDTIKQAFLAYGFVPLGTPALENFDVLSAKGAGGDAIKKETYNFKIAGRHLGLKYDQTVPLARYIAMNPHFVTPFKRYQYDRAWRYEDIKTGRYREFYQFDIDTVGSESMRAEAELLAAVARAIRLLGFKEFVIRINDRKLLNACMTKAGLNPKKSLDAFRAIDKLEKIGKKGVLFELIGLGIDERTAKKLLDYTGLRGNAESVLARLEKEFVNEEGFQELSRLMRFVNAYGIGKNVQLDLSIARGLDYYTGPVFEVEISDAGLGSVGSGGRYDNMIGLFLGQKIPAVGFSFGVSRIVDVLKIAGMVKEVESVTDVFVCAVNESALENAIMLSVQLRDAGLNVETDVVSKNLKKQIAYADKKQIPFIIVLGPKEIEKGIATIRDMKSGKETRAKLERIAPLLLKNK from the coding sequence ATGACTAGAGATATGACTGTTGAAAACGTGAAGGGCACAAAAGACCGTGGCCCGCAAGAAATGCTCGTGCAAGAACGCGTTGTTGACACCATTAAACAGGCATTTCTCGCGTACGGATTTGTGCCGCTTGGCACGCCCGCGCTTGAAAACTTTGATGTTCTCTCAGCTAAGGGCGCTGGCGGGGATGCAATAAAAAAAGAAACATACAACTTCAAGATTGCAGGCAGACATTTAGGGCTTAAATACGACCAGACCGTTCCTCTTGCGCGCTACATTGCAATGAATCCTCATTTTGTCACGCCGTTCAAACGCTACCAGTATGACCGCGCGTGGCGATATGAAGATATTAAGACCGGACGATATCGTGAATTCTACCAATTTGATATTGACACCGTAGGAAGCGAGTCAATGCGGGCTGAAGCAGAATTGCTTGCCGCAGTAGCGCGTGCCATTCGCTTGCTTGGCTTTAAAGAATTTGTGATTCGCATAAATGACCGCAAACTCTTAAACGCCTGTATGACTAAGGCAGGTCTTAATCCTAAAAAATCACTTGACGCGTTTCGGGCTATTGACAAGCTTGAAAAAATCGGGAAAAAAGGCGTGCTCTTTGAGCTAATCGGTTTAGGTATAGATGAGCGTACGGCAAAAAAACTTCTTGATTACACAGGGCTTCGCGGAAACGCGGAGAGTGTTCTTGCACGTCTTGAAAAAGAATTTGTCAATGAAGAGGGGTTTCAAGAGCTCTCGCGACTCATGCGTTTTGTAAACGCGTATGGCATTGGAAAAAACGTGCAATTGGATTTGAGCATTGCTCGCGGTCTTGATTATTACACCGGTCCTGTTTTTGAAGTTGAAATATCTGACGCAGGATTGGGAAGCGTTGGCTCTGGTGGCCGGTATGATAACATGATTGGTTTATTTCTTGGACAAAAAATTCCTGCTGTTGGGTTCTCATTTGGCGTGAGCAGAATTGTTGATGTGCTTAAAATTGCAGGCATGGTTAAAGAAGTTGAAAGCGTGACTGACGTGTTCGTGTGCGCAGTAAATGAAAGCGCGTTAGAGAATGCGATTATGCTTAGCGTGCAGCTTCGTGATGCAGGTCTTAACGTGGAGACTGATGTTGTTTCTAAGAATTTGAAAAAACAAATCGCGTACGCGGACAAAAAACAAATACCCTTCATTATTGTGCTTGGTCCAAAAGAGATTGAAAAAGGAATTGCAACAATTCGGGATATGAAATCAGGTAAAGAAACGCGTGCAAAGCTTGAGCGCATTGCACCGCTTCTTTTAAAAAATAAATAA